ATAGAAGAAATAAAAGAACGTGTCTTAATGGCCTTAGAACAAGTTATCGATCCTGAACTAGGGATTGACATTGTGAATTTAGGTTTAATATATGAAGTTTTGATAGAAGAAAATGGTTTTTGCCAAGTGAATATGACTCTAACAACGATGGGCTGTCCACTAGCAGATGTCATTACAGATGAAATCCATCGTGCTTTAAAATCAGTCCCAGAAGTAACGGATATTAAAGTAAAGCTAGTTTGGTATCCAGCATGGACAACTGAACGCATGAGTCGCTATGCAAGGATTGCATTG
This genomic interval from Jeotgalibaca arthritidis contains the following:
- a CDS encoding metal-sulfur cluster assembly factor — translated: MSENYTLEEIEEIKERVLMALEQVIDPELGIDIVNLGLIYEVLIEENGFCQVNMTLTTMGCPLADVITDEIHRALKSVPEVTDIKVKLVWYPAWTTERMSRYARIALGIR